Within Actinosynnema pretiosum, the genomic segment GCGCGCAGCTCGCGGGCCGCCCGGAGGGCGCGGTGGACCACGCCGCCGGGGCACAGCAGGACGACGTCGGCGCGGGCCAGGTCGTCGGGGAACACGTGCGCCCAGCCCGGTTCCGCGCCCAGGAACCGGTAGCCGTGCCCCTCCCCCGCGTCGCCGTCGCGCAGCACCCGCCGCGTGTAGAGGACCTTGTCCTCGAAGAGCATCGCGGGCCCCCGGTCGAGCCCGAGGGCGATCAGGTCGTAGGGGTCGTGGAACGGGGTGGTCTCGTAGAGCGCGAGGTTCGGGACGCCCAGGAAGTGCTTCTGCACGCTCTGGCTGTGGGTGGGGCCGTAGCCGCGCCCCGCGCCCACCGGGCAGCGCACGAGAACCGGCATGGGCAGGGTGCGGCCGTACATGGTGACCGACTTGGCCACCATGTTGGCGACCTGGTCGAACACCAGGGTGGCGAAGTCGCCGAACATGACCTCGACGATCGCGGAGTCGCCCGCCAGCGCCAGGCCCGCGGCGACCCCGGCGATCCCGGCCTCGCTCAGCGGGGTGCTCAGCACCCGGCCGGGGTGGGCGGTGGACAGCCCCCTGGTGGCCTTGAACGCCCCGCCGTAGGGGTCGGCCAGATCCTCGCCCAGCAGGTGCAGCCCCGGCCGCTCCCGCAGGTGCCGGTGCAGTGCGGCGTTGAGCGCCTCCACCACGCGCGGCGCGGTCACAGCTCGACGCCCTTCTCCGCGAGGACCGCGCGCAGCGCGCCCACCGAGCGGCAGCGCCGGGCCTCGCGGGCCGCGATCCGCACGCCGTAGGCGTCCTGCACGGCGACGACTATCTGCACGTGGCGCAGGCTGGTCCAGTGGGCGGTGGTGGCCGCCCCGGTGGTGTCGTCCACGTCGGACTCGGCGACGCCGAGGATGCCCGCCACCAGCGGGACGAGAGCGGTCATCGGGTCACTCCGGCGGTAGGGGCCGCCCAGGCGGCCGGTGGTCGGGCGGTGACGCGCTCCACGACGGCGTCCACCGCGGAGCGCGCTCGCCGGTCGGCGTCGTGGAACCGCTCGCCGAGCGCTTCGGCGAGCCGGGGGTGCCAGTCGAGGGCGCGCAGGGCGGCGACCTGCTCGGGGGGCCGGGTGTCGTCGCCCTTGCTGTGCGGCCCGAGCCGGTGGGTGTCGAACTGGACCACGGCGGGCCGGCTCCCGGTGCGCACGGCGTGGACCACGGGAGCCACCGCGGCCCGGATCCCGCCGACGTCCTGACCGGACACCCGCAGGAAGTCGACGCCGAACGCGGCGGCACGCCGCCCGATGTCACCCGCCAACTGCTCCCCGGTCGGGGTCGACTGGGCGATCCCGTTGTGCTCGACCAGGACCAGCAGCGGGACCCCCCACAGCGAGGCCAGGTTGAGCCCCTCGTAGACCGCGCCCTCGCCCCAGGTCCCGTCGCCGGTGTAGACGGCCGCGACGCGCCCGGTGCCCGCGTTCCGGTGGTGCAGCGCGATCCCGACCGCCACGGGCAGCCCCTGGCCCTGCACGCCCGTGGACAGGAAGCCCGGCCGGTGCAGGTGCTGGCTTCCGCCCACCCCGTTGCACACCGCCCCGTCCCGCCCCATGATCTCGGCGAGCAGGCCCTCGGGGTCGGCGTGGGCGGCGAGGTAGTGGCCGTGGCTCCGGTGGTTGCCGACCACGAAGTCGCCCGCCAGCAGCGGGGCCATGGCGACCGGGACGCACTCCTGCCCCAGGCAGGTGTGGGTGGTGCCGTTCAGCGCGCCCTCCTCGAACATCCGCAGCAGCGCGAGCTCGAAGTGGCGGATGGTCAGCAGCGACTCCAGGTCGCCGTCGGACAGCGGCTCGGGGTGGGCGGTCATCCGGCGGATCTCCTCGTCGCAGGGGCGGGTCCCCCGCGACGCTAGCCGGCGGCGCTATCACGCCGGTCTCGCCGCAGGCCCCCGGTTCTCGCCGGGCTCTCACCGCGCTCTCGCACCCTTGCCCCTGGTGGCGGGCGGTCCGTTTACTGCCGAGCGGTAGCCGGGTCGGCCAACGGGAAGCTGGGGAGTCGGATGCGGACGCTGCTCATCGACAACCACGACTCCTACACCTACAACCTGTTCCACCTGCTGGCCGGGGTGGTCGGCGCGCCGCCGCTGGTGCTGAGCAACGACGACCCCCGGTGGTCGACGCTGGACGTCGACGGGTTCGACGCGATCGTGGTCTCCCCCGGCCCCGGTCACCCCGGCCGCGAGCGCGACCTCGGCGCGGCCAGGTCGATCGTGGCAGGCGCCTCGGTGCCGCTGCTGGGGGTGTGCCTGGGGCACCAGGCGATCGGCCTGCTGGCGGGCGCCCCGGTCGTCAGCGCGCCCCGGCCCCGGCACGGCCACCTCACCTCCGTCCAGCACGACGGGCTGGACCTGTTCGACGGGGTGCCCCAGGGCTTCACGGCGGTGCGCTACCACTCGCTGTGCGTGCCGTCCGACGCCCTGCCAGCGGAGCTGGTGGCCACGGCCTGGGCCGAGGACGGCGTGCTGATGGGGCTGCGGCACCGCTCCCGCCCGCTGTGGGGCGTGCAGTTCCACCCCGAGTCGATCGCCTCCGAGCACGGCGCGCTCCTGGTGGAGAACTTCGTCAAGCTGGCCGAGAAGGTCGCCGCCGACCGGGGCCGGGACCTGCGCGCTGCCCCGTGGGCCCGGAGCGGGGGCCGGGGCGCGGGGCGGCCGGGCGCCGGGACCGCGCCGGTGCGGCGGGCGGCGGCGCGGCCGTGGCGGGTGCGGCACCGCGAGCTGGACCACGAGGTCGACACCGCAGCGGCGTTCACGGCCCTGTTCGCCGAGTCCGCGCACTCGTTCTGGCTCGACAGCAGCCTCGTCGAGGAGGGGCTGTCGCGGTTCTCGTTCCTGGGCGCCCCGCAGGGCCCGGACGGGGAGGTGCTGGTCTACGACGTCGACGAGGGCCTGCGCGTCCACGCGGGCGAGTCGAGCCGGGACGAGCCGGGGACGGTCTTCGACGCGTTGCGGGAGCGGCTGCGGGTGCCGGTCCTGGACCGGCCCGAGCTGCCGTTCGACCTGGTGGGCGGGTACGTCGGGTTCTTCGGCTACGAGCTCAAGTCCGATCTGGGCGCGCCCCACGACCCCGGACGCGGCGTGGATGGCGTGCACCCGGCTGGTGGTGGTCGACCACGAGCGGAGGCGCACGCACCTGCTGGCGCTCTCGCGCTCGGACGACGACGGCGAGCAGCTGGCGTGGCTGGCCGACGCCGAGCGCCGGATCACCGACCTGCGCCCGCCACCGCGCCGGGCGCCGGAGGGCGGCGGGGGCGACCCGCGCCCCGGTCTGGTGCGCGAGCGCCCCGACTACCTGGCCGACGTCGAGGAGTGCCGCCGCCAGCTGCGCGCGGGCGAGAGCTACGAGATCTGCCTGACCACCCGGTTCGCCCTGCCCGCGATGCCGGACCCGCTGGCGGCGTACCTGGCGCAGCGGCTGGCCAATCCGGCCCCCTACGCCTCGTTCCTGCGGTTGCCGGGGGTGGCGGTGCTCTCGTCCTCCCCAGAGCGGTTCCTGCGGGTGGAGCGCGACGGGCACGTGGAGTCCAAGCCCATCAAGGGCACGGCCGCGCGCAGCGCCGACCCGGACGCCGACCGGCGCCTGCGGGCGGGTCTGACGGACGACCCGAAGGTGCTGGCGGAGAACCTGATGATCGTCGACCTGCTGCGCAACGACCTGGGTCGGGTGTGCGAGATCGGGTCCGTGCGGGTGCCCTCCTACATGCGGGTGGAGTCGTACGCCACGGTGCACCAGCTCGTGTCGACGGTGCGCGGCAAGCTGCGCGCGGACGTCGACGTCATCGACTGCGTGCGAGCCTGCTTCCCCGGC encodes:
- the pabB gene encoding aminodeoxychorismate synthase component I; protein product: MACTRLVVVDHERRRTHLLALSRSDDDGEQLAWLADAERRITDLRPPPRRAPEGGGGDPRPGLVRERPDYLADVEECRRQLRAGESYEICLTTRFALPAMPDPLAAYLAQRLANPAPYASFLRLPGVAVLSSSPERFLRVERDGHVESKPIKGTAARSADPDADRRLRAGLTDDPKVLAENLMIVDLLRNDLGRVCEIGSVRVPSYMRVESYATVHQLVSTVRGKLRADVDVIDCVRACFPGGSMTGAPKERTMEIIDRLETTPRGVYSGALGFLGLGGTADLNIVIRTAVATEDGVLIGAGGAIVLDSDPAAEFDEMLLKSLAPLRGLTDDLRPAPRRIP
- a CDS encoding acyl carrier protein, with amino-acid sequence MTALVPLVAGILGVAESDVDDTTGAATTAHWTSLRHVQIVVAVQDAYGVRIAAREARRCRSVGALRAVLAEKGVEL
- a CDS encoding thiamine pyrophosphate-dependent dehydrogenase E1 component subunit alpha, producing the protein MTAHPEPLSDGDLESLLTIRHFELALLRMFEEGALNGTTHTCLGQECVPVAMAPLLAGDFVVGNHRSHGHYLAAHADPEGLLAEIMGRDGAVCNGVGGSQHLHRPGFLSTGVQGQGLPVAVGIALHHRNAGTGRVAAVYTGDGTWGEGAVYEGLNLASLWGVPLLVLVEHNGIAQSTPTGEQLAGDIGRRAAAFGVDFLRVSGQDVGGIRAAVAPVVHAVRTGSRPAVVQFDTHRLGPHSKGDDTRPPEQVAALRALDWHPRLAEALGERFHDADRRARSAVDAVVERVTARPPAAWAAPTAGVTR